The following are encoded in a window of Neomicrococcus lactis genomic DNA:
- a CDS encoding MGMT family protein: MQENYRDAVYALVRLIPPGTVLAYGDIAEILSEWPNYRGGPRQVAKIMATSDGQLPWWRVVRANGTLPPDLAEQALPHWEAEQTPVRDEGVRMKVARWAPDDADFENIERTLMS; encoded by the coding sequence ATGCAAGAAAACTACCGTGACGCGGTGTACGCGCTGGTGCGGCTCATTCCGCCCGGAACCGTGCTCGCATACGGCGATATCGCGGAAATTCTGAGCGAATGGCCAAATTACCGCGGTGGTCCACGGCAAGTCGCCAAAATCATGGCAACGAGCGACGGACAGCTGCCGTGGTGGCGCGTGGTGCGCGCGAACGGCACTCTTCCGCCGGATCTTGCAGAACAAGCGCTGCCGCATTGGGAAGCAGAGCAAACGCCTGTGCGTGACGAAGGAGTCCGCATGAAAGTGGCTCGCTGGGCGCCTGATGATGCGGACTTTGAAAACATCGAACGCACCTTGATGTCCTAA
- a CDS encoding ATP-dependent helicase: protein MSQSAHRLVLGAPGSGKTTTLLQLAGERFSEGMDPSRLLILTPSRVSAGALRDALSASGGARFAETPVRSWQSYSFDVIRRERNFFDENRFGSRERLLTGAEQDRLIGQILEGHARGLGRDPKWSEDLAVAVQTRGFRSELREVFDRLSERGLSPEALVKMGKAAGRPDWVSTSSVYQEYLELLGLSNENAYDPAELISAAAYILLARPEFLAEEQNRLEFILVDDAQEMTPSQWQLLAALAGSDSGPRVVMFASPESAVQGFRGARPDMLSRFETIFSGTSRGAVTEELSGSYRLPQFIAEAWERMSQSIPVAVGGKGRVAVRDGQEPGIAKVALVDTPLHEERLVANRLLEAFVDEGLSWDRMVVIARHGQRLRSLSRHLSIQGIPVAVPPSEVPLKEAPAVRPLLDLMLLAPTALLSMDDTEMDVVRRQGLEDRVALISSLLSSRYGEATVMDVRRIRRGLLTRERSANGLRGSTELLADYFEEQVFGDSGDEELWKLAGRSSRGILRVLSMARSGQAEAAKPGATPQTVLWAIWEAARVADEWQDRVLAGEGNGVSAEDIDRANADLDAVMSLMQAAERFSSQNPGASARQFAEFLLEQEVPMDTLARPSHVATGVEILTPANAAGREWDLVIVVGLQEGMWPNTRLRGALLGADAIADIADYGIEVLQQRNYATLLNAVRADELRLFSVACSRARKELLCIGVSSEEAAPSSFLEYVDPWTDPETARPITAVRRAKTLPALVGYLRRTAEESLANGGGDDPYVRDLALLLALLSVASPAVRGAHPDEWWGLLPLSTEENVTPMDHPVTVSPSRVEAALKSPFAWFVSASGGDEVREFEAAAIGTLVHKIAEANPTAPRDVLLEELDKQWPSLGLDDSWISHGLRVRAEGMVDLLAQYFSITIREGRTVTKQELGFNVALESENHPRSAHIVGSIDRVEVDQDGKPLIVDIKTGKQALSAEEASQNPQMATYQAAIVAGAVPEVGLETAGAQLVYVGVANKKPTMRKQDGLRPDDTWANELVLTAADIMGAAHFESRHGDGEFGKCPVGLMCPLCASGRQVTQPWMRQ, encoded by the coding sequence ATGAGTCAATCTGCGCACCGTTTGGTGCTGGGAGCGCCCGGATCCGGGAAGACGACGACGCTGCTTCAGTTAGCAGGGGAGCGCTTCAGCGAGGGGATGGATCCGTCGCGACTGCTGATTTTGACGCCGTCTCGCGTTTCCGCCGGCGCGTTGCGTGACGCTTTGAGCGCGAGCGGCGGCGCTCGCTTTGCGGAGACCCCTGTGCGTTCGTGGCAGTCCTACTCCTTCGACGTAATCCGACGCGAGCGAAACTTCTTTGACGAGAACCGCTTTGGATCCCGCGAGCGATTGCTGACCGGCGCCGAGCAGGACCGGCTGATCGGGCAAATCTTGGAAGGCCACGCGCGCGGATTGGGCCGTGACCCGAAGTGGTCAGAGGACCTGGCCGTTGCCGTGCAGACGCGAGGGTTCCGCTCGGAACTGCGCGAAGTCTTTGACCGACTCTCCGAACGCGGGCTCTCGCCCGAGGCCCTCGTCAAGATGGGCAAAGCAGCCGGCCGGCCTGACTGGGTTTCGACATCATCCGTGTATCAGGAGTACCTGGAGCTACTGGGCCTTTCCAATGAGAATGCCTATGACCCCGCTGAGCTGATTTCTGCCGCGGCATACATATTGCTGGCGCGGCCCGAGTTCTTGGCCGAGGAACAGAACCGTTTGGAGTTCATCTTGGTGGATGATGCTCAAGAAATGACGCCTTCGCAGTGGCAACTGCTGGCAGCTTTGGCGGGCAGTGATTCGGGACCGCGCGTGGTGATGTTCGCTAGCCCGGAGTCTGCCGTCCAGGGATTCCGTGGTGCTCGCCCGGATATGTTGTCTCGGTTTGAGACGATCTTTAGTGGTACTTCTCGTGGTGCGGTGACCGAGGAACTTTCTGGCTCGTACCGTCTTCCGCAGTTTATTGCCGAGGCGTGGGAGCGGATGTCTCAGTCCATTCCCGTGGCGGTCGGCGGTAAGGGCCGTGTGGCTGTGCGGGACGGGCAAGAGCCTGGGATCGCCAAGGTCGCGCTCGTGGACACGCCGCTGCACGAAGAGCGACTGGTGGCGAACCGGTTGTTGGAAGCCTTCGTGGATGAAGGGCTCTCGTGGGACCGCATGGTGGTGATCGCTCGCCACGGCCAGCGTTTGCGCTCGCTCTCTCGGCATTTGAGTATCCAAGGAATCCCCGTGGCCGTCCCGCCATCTGAGGTTCCACTGAAAGAAGCACCTGCTGTGCGGCCGCTTCTGGATCTGATGCTGCTGGCGCCTACCGCGTTGCTTTCCATGGATGACACTGAGATGGACGTGGTGCGTCGTCAAGGTCTTGAAGACCGCGTGGCTCTGATCAGCTCTCTGCTGTCCTCCCGCTACGGCGAGGCAACCGTCATGGACGTGCGGCGTATTCGCCGCGGACTGCTGACCCGTGAGCGTAGTGCCAACGGATTGCGCGGTTCTACTGAACTTTTGGCGGACTACTTCGAGGAGCAAGTCTTCGGAGACTCCGGTGACGAAGAGCTGTGGAAACTCGCGGGCCGTAGCTCGCGTGGCATCCTTCGCGTACTCAGTATGGCGCGCTCGGGACAAGCAGAAGCCGCCAAGCCGGGTGCCACTCCGCAGACGGTGCTGTGGGCCATTTGGGAAGCAGCTCGAGTAGCCGACGAATGGCAAGATCGGGTTCTCGCCGGCGAAGGTAATGGTGTCTCCGCTGAAGATATTGACCGGGCGAACGCTGACCTCGACGCCGTCATGTCCTTGATGCAAGCGGCCGAACGCTTCAGTTCGCAGAACCCGGGCGCGAGCGCCCGCCAGTTTGCTGAGTTCTTGCTAGAGCAGGAGGTCCCCATGGACACCTTGGCGCGGCCTTCGCACGTTGCTACGGGCGTTGAAATTTTGACCCCAGCCAATGCTGCTGGTCGCGAGTGGGATCTTGTCATTGTGGTGGGGCTGCAAGAGGGAATGTGGCCGAATACGCGTTTGCGCGGTGCCCTTCTTGGAGCGGACGCTATTGCCGACATTGCCGATTACGGCATCGAGGTCTTGCAGCAACGAAACTACGCGACGCTCCTCAACGCCGTCCGGGCTGACGAGCTGCGGCTATTCTCCGTGGCCTGCTCACGCGCACGCAAAGAATTGCTGTGCATCGGTGTGAGCAGCGAGGAAGCGGCGCCTTCCAGCTTTTTGGAATACGTGGATCCGTGGACAGACCCCGAGACAGCCCGGCCCATCACTGCGGTCAGGCGCGCAAAGACGTTGCCAGCGCTTGTTGGGTATCTGCGTCGCACGGCCGAAGAATCCTTGGCGAATGGGGGCGGAGATGATCCCTACGTTCGCGACCTTGCTTTGTTGCTTGCTCTGCTGTCCGTGGCTTCGCCGGCTGTGCGCGGTGCTCACCCAGACGAATGGTGGGGACTCTTGCCGCTGTCCACGGAGGAGAACGTGACTCCTATGGATCATCCGGTCACCGTCTCTCCATCCCGCGTAGAAGCGGCGCTCAAGAGCCCGTTTGCATGGTTCGTCTCGGCTTCCGGCGGCGACGAAGTGCGTGAGTTTGAAGCTGCAGCGATCGGAACCTTGGTGCACAAGATCGCCGAGGCCAACCCCACGGCGCCTCGCGACGTGTTGCTCGAGGAGCTGGACAAGCAGTGGCCAAGTCTGGGCCTCGACGACTCGTGGATTTCTCATGGCCTACGCGTTCGTGCCGAAGGCATGGTTGATCTCTTGGCACAGTACTTCTCCATCACCATTCGAGAAGGCCGGACTGTGACGAAGCAGGAACTGGGGTTCAACGTGGCCCTAGAAAGTGAAAACCACCCGAGGTCGGCTCATATTGTTGGGTCGATTGACCGAGTGGAAGTGGACCAAGACGGCAAGCCACTCATCGTGGACATCAAAACTGGAAAGCAGGCGTTGTCCGCAGAAGAGGCCTCTCAGAACCCGCAAATGGCGACCTACCAGGCAGCCATCGTGGCCGGTGCGGTTCCGGAAGTCGGGTTGGAAACTGCGGGGGCGCAATTGGTTTATGTGGGTGTGGCCAACAAGAAACCCACTATGCGCAAACAAGATGGCTTGCGGCCCGATGACACGTGGGCCAACGAACTTGTGCTGACCGCAGCGGACATCATGGGCGCCGCCCACTTTGAATCGAGGCATGGAGACGGCGAATTTGGAAAGTGTCCAGTGGGGCTCATGTGTCCGCTCTGCGCTAGTGGAAGGCAAGTGACGCAACCGTGGATGAGGCAATGA
- a CDS encoding ATP-dependent helicase, producing the protein MNAKYSPRDLAAVLNQFRGKDMFPTADQERIIEAPLTPLLVVAGAGSGKTATMADRVVWLVANGFAKPEEVLGVTFTRKAAGELTARINAQLEMLRRGGIGDETEAVVPPTISTYHSYANELVKDYGLRLGVEPDARLLGEAEAWQIAHRIVRNYSGDPTSLNGVAASTITKAVLTFSGEMAEHRISLEQASGYLRELREKLEELPTGRRGGAQTLDDKKLLTMLRHRELVTSFVGEYQRYKHEHELLDYGDLIAIAAEIAEKVPVARATERERFKVVLLDEFQDTSHAQMVLFSKIFGDGHPVTAVGDPNQSIYGFRGASAGQLNEFPHQFPIVEADGNRRLADVAYLTTAWRNSKIVLGSANKVAAPLLIASEQNERGVPLKRLTESPMATNGRVHLAFVESEAKEAALIAEALDSEIRPGLDGKEPLKSAAVLSRTRAGFTAIAQALEERGLPYEITGLGGLLDAPEVGVIVSTLHVISNPHRPDHLWRLLAGARWRLGAADLMALSEWSKELERRRTPARKQSADPDEPPFATELLESATLIEAIEELPPVDWAAYRSGRQLSEAARERLTRLSTELKALRQHAHDDLGDLVRLIERTTQLDIELDARPWVDHHSGRKQLDVFFDVVDDFVRSAERPRLQEFLDWLDAAADHEDGLELAPDEPKPGTIQILTVHASKGLEWDIVAVPSMTEKKFPSMSKSSRWTSGSSALPWELRGDRHSLPQWRTDGETLKEVVDAEKEYADDEKHHRENEERRLAYVALTRAKDFLLCTTAAYYGSAVKPQAPSPFILDVKELSESSEVDGQTSSISVLTWLSEEEIPEENPEKGRDFSAVWPFDPLSGPTVTMRKADSSAPLVTPPPASRRPALEALAEEVQQGVGQWNNLREQSGELQEGTEPASLIQTKQGRELLDEVLSVLTRRMELSGSRAVHAVGDPKHLSPSMMVEAANDPAGARKQYLRPVPTRPSKEAHLGNLFHEWVERFYKTPVLLDIEDVMPATDEDVLQQLEVLKDKFRDSEWSSLQAEEVEVPFDQLVAGVPVRGRIDAVFKHGDAYEIVDWKTGHVPSGQDRENKKVQLSMYRLAFARARGVDPERVSAAFYYVNHGKTLRFDTFHSEEELEALIETYRLAGTN; encoded by the coding sequence ATGAACGCAAAGTACTCACCGCGTGATCTAGCAGCGGTGCTGAACCAGTTCCGTGGCAAGGACATGTTCCCGACGGCGGATCAAGAGCGCATTATTGAAGCGCCGCTCACCCCGCTCTTGGTTGTCGCTGGCGCGGGATCGGGTAAGACAGCCACGATGGCCGACCGCGTGGTGTGGCTTGTAGCCAACGGCTTTGCCAAGCCGGAAGAAGTCTTGGGCGTCACGTTCACCCGAAAAGCTGCGGGGGAGTTGACCGCACGAATCAACGCGCAGCTCGAGATGCTGCGCCGTGGCGGGATCGGAGATGAGACCGAGGCCGTTGTTCCTCCAACCATCTCTACCTACCACTCCTATGCCAACGAACTGGTGAAGGATTACGGGCTGCGCCTTGGCGTCGAGCCAGATGCGCGACTGCTCGGCGAAGCAGAGGCCTGGCAGATCGCACACCGTATTGTGCGCAACTACTCGGGGGATCCCACGTCGCTCAACGGAGTGGCAGCCAGCACCATCACGAAAGCAGTTCTCACCTTTTCCGGTGAAATGGCTGAACACCGCATTTCTCTGGAACAGGCCTCGGGCTACTTGCGCGAACTCCGCGAAAAGTTGGAAGAGTTGCCTACTGGGCGACGCGGCGGGGCACAGACGCTCGACGACAAGAAGCTCCTGACGATGTTGCGGCATCGCGAGCTCGTCACGTCGTTCGTAGGTGAGTATCAGCGTTACAAGCACGAGCACGAACTGCTGGACTACGGCGACCTCATTGCTATCGCAGCTGAAATTGCCGAAAAGGTCCCGGTGGCCCGTGCCACGGAACGCGAACGTTTCAAAGTGGTGTTGTTGGACGAATTCCAAGACACCTCGCACGCTCAAATGGTGCTGTTCTCCAAGATCTTCGGCGACGGCCATCCCGTCACGGCTGTGGGTGACCCCAACCAGTCCATTTATGGTTTCCGCGGTGCATCAGCGGGTCAGCTCAACGAGTTCCCTCATCAATTCCCCATCGTGGAAGCAGATGGAAACCGGCGCCTCGCGGATGTTGCGTACCTGACCACGGCCTGGCGTAACTCGAAAATCGTTTTGGGCAGCGCCAACAAGGTGGCTGCACCGTTGCTCATCGCTTCCGAGCAGAATGAGCGTGGTGTGCCATTGAAGCGTCTCACCGAGAGCCCTATGGCAACCAACGGTCGCGTGCACTTGGCGTTTGTAGAGTCTGAAGCAAAAGAAGCCGCGCTGATCGCAGAAGCTCTGGACTCGGAAATTCGCCCAGGGCTGGACGGCAAAGAACCTCTCAAATCCGCCGCCGTGCTGAGCCGTACACGAGCTGGTTTCACTGCAATCGCGCAAGCGTTGGAAGAGCGCGGGCTGCCGTATGAGATCACCGGACTCGGTGGACTTTTGGACGCGCCTGAAGTTGGTGTCATTGTGAGCACGTTGCACGTGATTTCCAATCCACACCGACCAGATCACCTATGGCGACTGCTCGCGGGAGCACGCTGGCGGCTTGGGGCTGCGGACCTTATGGCGCTTTCAGAGTGGTCCAAAGAGCTAGAACGACGACGCACCCCGGCTCGCAAGCAAAGCGCTGATCCAGATGAACCGCCGTTCGCCACAGAACTCTTGGAGTCCGCAACCCTTATCGAAGCGATCGAGGAGCTTCCTCCCGTTGACTGGGCGGCATACCGAAGCGGCCGACAGCTGAGCGAAGCCGCTCGGGAACGTCTGACCCGGCTCTCGACCGAGCTAAAGGCTCTCCGGCAGCACGCGCATGATGATTTGGGAGACCTCGTTCGGCTCATCGAACGCACCACTCAGCTGGACATCGAACTCGATGCTCGGCCGTGGGTTGACCATCATTCGGGACGCAAACAACTCGACGTCTTTTTCGATGTGGTCGACGACTTCGTGCGGTCTGCAGAACGGCCACGTCTTCAGGAGTTCCTCGACTGGCTGGATGCTGCCGCGGACCACGAAGACGGTCTCGAGCTTGCACCGGACGAACCCAAGCCGGGCACTATTCAAATCCTGACCGTTCACGCCTCCAAGGGTCTGGAATGGGACATCGTCGCAGTGCCATCCATGACGGAGAAGAAATTCCCGTCCATGTCGAAGTCCTCCCGCTGGACCTCGGGTTCGTCGGCGTTGCCGTGGGAGCTTCGCGGCGATCGTCATTCACTTCCGCAGTGGCGCACCGATGGCGAGACACTCAAAGAAGTAGTGGACGCCGAAAAGGAATATGCCGACGACGAGAAGCACCACAGGGAGAACGAAGAGCGTCGCCTGGCGTACGTCGCGCTCACGCGAGCGAAGGACTTCTTGCTCTGCACCACGGCGGCCTACTACGGCTCAGCGGTCAAACCTCAAGCTCCTTCTCCATTCATCTTGGACGTTAAGGAATTGTCTGAATCTTCGGAGGTCGATGGGCAGACGTCTTCGATCTCGGTGCTCACCTGGCTGAGCGAAGAAGAGATTCCAGAAGAGAATCCTGAAAAGGGCCGTGACTTCTCTGCCGTTTGGCCGTTTGATCCGCTCTCCGGTCCAACGGTGACGATGCGCAAAGCTGACAGCAGCGCGCCACTGGTGACTCCACCGCCAGCGTCTCGTCGTCCAGCACTCGAAGCGCTTGCGGAAGAGGTCCAGCAAGGTGTCGGACAGTGGAACAATTTGCGTGAGCAAAGTGGTGAGCTGCAGGAAGGCACCGAACCTGCAAGTCTCATCCAGACGAAACAAGGTCGAGAGCTACTGGATGAAGTCTTGTCCGTCTTGACGCGGCGCATGGAGCTCTCTGGATCCCGCGCAGTGCATGCCGTGGGCGATCCGAAGCACTTGAGCCCATCGATGATGGTGGAAGCTGCTAATGACCCTGCGGGAGCACGAAAGCAGTACTTGCGCCCAGTTCCTACTCGACCCTCCAAGGAAGCGCACTTGGGCAACCTCTTCCACGAATGGGTGGAACGGTTCTACAAGACTCCGGTCTTGCTGGACATCGAAGACGTCATGCCAGCGACTGACGAGGACGTCCTGCAACAGCTCGAAGTGCTCAAGGACAAGTTCCGAGACTCTGAATGGTCCTCACTTCAGGCTGAAGAAGTCGAGGTCCCGTTCGACCAGCTCGTGGCGGGCGTCCCCGTACGTGGGCGCATCGACGCTGTCTTCAAGCACGGCGATGCCTACGAAATCGTCGACTGGAAGACGGGTCACGTTCCATCAGGGCAGGACCGCGAAAACAAGAAGGTCCAGCTCTCGATGTACCGGCTGGCGTTTGCCCGAGCACGAGGCGTGGATCCGGAACGAGTCTCAGCAGCGTTCTACTACGTGAACCACGGAAAGACGCTTCGCTTCGACACCTTCCACAGCGAGGAAGAGCTCGAAGCGCTGATTGAGACTTACCGTCTGGCAGGAACGAACTAG
- a CDS encoding phosphotransferase, translating into MKRTAMELAALATAAVPGLTPSGVASIPDEPEDFDSAMIVDESKQRWRVRAPRHEEASMRLERELTVLHAFTPAVRAELPFLIPSVAGTIRQGALRSFVYNHVHGANYDLEGMSRLGEATAIQIGKALAAIHDIPDEIAERGDFPAYTAEEFRQRRLNELDQAAMTGKIPVTLLRRWEHALEDVNLWRFNPTLVHGDLHEESFLINDSRVVAISGWTDVHVGDPADDFAWLQASDDPAFVTAVMDAYVAARGEHADPHISRRAALAAEFALAQWLSRSLASGDEEAIAEAHQMLEDLDKDIREFGGQPISVIEQPQMPMHSPAVAEESPLSEDDDAARPGAKASDSSESVESVDSANEGADASASDSDEEDVNSSEESDEESDDSEVSEDDWDENPGVVLTDVSDETSAHPIVEPENNTDSTEDSTKR; encoded by the coding sequence GTGAAACGGACAGCTATGGAACTCGCGGCCCTTGCAACTGCCGCCGTGCCCGGTCTCACCCCGTCCGGCGTGGCCTCAATCCCCGATGAACCCGAGGATTTTGACTCGGCGATGATCGTGGATGAGTCCAAGCAGCGCTGGCGTGTACGTGCACCACGGCACGAAGAAGCGAGCATGCGACTTGAGCGAGAACTCACAGTTCTGCACGCCTTCACGCCTGCTGTCCGCGCCGAGTTGCCGTTCCTCATTCCGTCAGTCGCCGGCACCATTCGCCAGGGCGCACTGCGTTCTTTTGTGTACAACCACGTGCACGGCGCCAACTATGACCTCGAGGGCATGTCCCGCTTGGGCGAAGCAACCGCCATCCAAATTGGCAAGGCTCTTGCGGCAATTCATGACATTCCGGACGAGATCGCCGAGCGCGGCGACTTCCCGGCCTACACCGCTGAAGAATTCCGTCAGCGCCGCCTAAATGAGCTGGATCAAGCCGCGATGACCGGCAAGATTCCCGTGACGCTTCTGCGCCGATGGGAGCACGCGCTGGAAGACGTGAACCTGTGGCGATTCAATCCCACCTTGGTACACGGTGATCTGCACGAGGAAAGCTTCCTCATCAACGATTCACGTGTGGTGGCGATTTCCGGCTGGACCGATGTTCACGTGGGCGATCCCGCCGACGATTTCGCGTGGCTTCAGGCCAGCGACGATCCCGCGTTTGTCACCGCCGTGATGGATGCTTACGTCGCCGCTCGCGGAGAGCACGCCGACCCACACATTTCCCGCCGTGCCGCTTTGGCCGCCGAATTCGCCCTCGCTCAGTGGCTGTCACGCTCACTGGCTTCCGGCGACGAAGAGGCCATTGCCGAGGCACACCAGATGCTCGAGGACCTGGACAAGGACATCCGCGAGTTCGGCGGCCAGCCGATTAGCGTCATTGAGCAGCCACAAATGCCAATGCATTCGCCTGCGGTTGCCGAGGAGTCGCCTCTTTCTGAGGACGACGACGCAGCTCGCCCGGGTGCCAAGGCCTCAGATTCTTCCGAATCGGTTGAATCAGTAGATTCCGCTAACGAGGGCGCCGACGCTTCTGCGAGCGATAGCGACGAAGAAGACGTTAACTCCAGCGAGGAATCTGACGAAGAGTCCGATGATTCCGAAGTTTCCGAAGACGACTGGGACGAAAATCCTGGAGTGGTCTTGACGGACGTTTCCGACGAAACTTCGGCGCACCCTATTGTGGAGCCGGAAAACAACACCGACTCCACCGAGGACTCGACCAAGCGCTAG
- the nudC gene encoding NAD(+) diphosphatase, producing the protein MENFAERLPLSRHGLDRACAQRADTEFLPTLLTDPATRVLWLHGGNAPVRQGRLQFASFDSVQYDDAAQEGAEPRVLVYLGKSKEAHVVLAIARRDEDVERLGEFISGGSSVTQGEKLQWLGLRDVAATLSAEDAGTFVEAIAIANWHSVHQFCPRCGAKTVVSQSGWVRECPEDKSQHFPRTDPAVIVAITDDQDRILLGANAAWGGKRFSVLAGFVEPGESLEAAVVREIQEEAGVLVTDVTYMGSQPWPFPASLMLGFTAKATTSTVQADGEEILSVKWFSREELAEAVEKGEMNIPASVSIARALIDHWYGGPVPEPRVLEN; encoded by the coding sequence ATGGAAAATTTCGCAGAACGTCTGCCCCTTTCTCGCCATGGACTCGACCGCGCGTGCGCGCAACGAGCCGATACCGAATTCCTTCCTACGCTGTTGACGGACCCCGCTACGCGAGTGCTGTGGTTGCACGGTGGCAACGCTCCCGTGCGCCAAGGCCGGTTGCAGTTCGCGAGCTTTGACTCTGTTCAGTACGACGACGCCGCTCAAGAAGGTGCCGAACCGCGCGTTTTGGTGTACTTGGGTAAGTCGAAAGAAGCGCACGTGGTGCTCGCCATTGCGCGGCGCGACGAAGACGTCGAGCGCCTCGGCGAGTTCATATCCGGTGGATCTTCCGTCACACAAGGCGAAAAATTGCAGTGGCTGGGGTTGCGTGATGTTGCCGCGACCCTGTCCGCCGAAGACGCCGGCACGTTCGTTGAAGCTATTGCGATCGCGAACTGGCACTCAGTGCACCAGTTCTGCCCACGCTGTGGTGCCAAGACGGTTGTCAGCCAGAGCGGATGGGTTCGCGAATGCCCTGAGGACAAGTCGCAGCACTTCCCACGTACAGATCCTGCGGTGATCGTGGCCATCACGGATGATCAGGACCGGATTTTGCTTGGTGCCAACGCAGCGTGGGGTGGGAAGCGATTCTCCGTTCTTGCTGGGTTCGTGGAACCAGGTGAATCTCTTGAAGCCGCCGTCGTGCGTGAAATTCAAGAAGAAGCCGGGGTCTTGGTCACGGACGTCACCTATATGGGTTCTCAGCCATGGCCGTTCCCTGCCTCGCTCATGCTGGGCTTCACGGCGAAGGCCACCACCAGCACCGTTCAAGCGGACGGGGAAGAAATCCTGTCCGTGAAATGGTTTAGCCGAGAAGAGCTTGCCGAAGCAGTGGAGAAGGGTGAGATGAACATCCCCGCATCTGTCTCGATTGCGCGAGCACTTATTGATCATTGGTACGGGGGACCGGTACCAGAGCCACGAGTTCTGGAAAACTAG